GACGTCCCTGCCGTCCCGAAGCCCCGGGTTCCCTCATGGAGCCCGGGGCTTCGTCGTGTCCGGAAGCAGGCAGGCCCCTGGCGGGCAGGCGGGCCCGGGAAGGAAACCGTGCATCCCCGCGTGTCTATGGGTATAGACACGCCCCATGTGCCCCCTGGTGAACACGAAGGACCTGATTGACGCCCAGGAGGTGGCGGGCCTGCTGCGCCTGGCCCACCCCAACAGCGTCAGCACGTACCTGCGCCGGTACCCGGACATGCCGCGTCCGGTGCTCGACCTGGGCGCCGGGCGCCCGCGCCTCTGGCTCAAACCCCAGATGCTCCGCTGGGCCCGCGCCCGCCAGGCCGCCGCCAACACCGACACAAGCTCCCGAGGCTCCCGATGACCACCGCCACCCCCCGAACCGCCCCCGCCGTCCTCCCCGGGCCCAATGACGCCTGCTGGTGCGGCAGTGGCTCCAAGTACAAGAAGTGCCACCGCGGCGCGGACACCGTGGAGGCCCGCCGCAAGGGCGCCGACACCAACCGCAAGGGCATCCGCCCGGGCATCGTCAGCCCCCGCCGCGTGGTGCCGCTCACCATCGCCCGGCCGGACTACGCGGACTCCATGGCGGGCCGTCCCTCGCGCTCGCGCAACGAGCCGGACGTGAAGTCGCCGGACGTCATCGCCCGCATGCGCCGCGCCTGCCAGGCCGCCGCGCAGGTGCTGGTGGAGACCGCGCGGCACGTGCGTGTGGGCATCACCACGGACGAACTGGACGCCATCGCGCACGAGGCCTACCTCAAGCGCGGCGGCTACCCCAGCACGCTGAACTACCACAAGTTCCCCAAGTCGCTCTGCACCTCCGTCAACGAGGTCATCTGCCACGGCATCCCCGACAGCCGCGCGCTGGAGGACGGCGACATCGTCAACCTGGACATCACCATCTACCTGGATGGCGTCCACGGCGACTGCTCGGCCACGTACCTGGTGGGCAACGTGGAGCCCCAGCACCAGCGCCTGGTGCAGATCGCGAAGGAGTGCCTGGACATCGGCATCGCCGCGGTGAAGCCGGGGCGGCCCATCAGCGACATTGGCCGCGCGGTGGAGGCCCACGCCGTGAAGAACGGCACCAGCGTGGTGCGCGCCTACTGCGGCCACGGCATCGGTGAGACGTTCCACACCGCGCTCCAGATTCCGCACTACTACGAGCCGGAAGCGGACACCGTCATGCAGCCCGGGATGATCTTCACCGTGGAGCCGATGATCAACCAGGGCCACTGGGACCACCGCACGTGGAACGACGACTGGACCGTCGTCACCGCGGACGGCCTGCGCAGCGCCCAGTTCGAGCACACCCTGCTCGTCACCGACACGGGCGCGGAGATCCTCACCGTCCCCTGAGTGACGCCTTCCCCCTGAAACACCCCGGGCCCCGGACGCGCTTCGCATCCGGGGCCCGCTTCATTTCACGCCGCTGACCTTACGCGCGGCGGCGGCGCAGCTTCAGCGCCAGGCCGCAGAGCATCAGCAGGCTGGTGGCGCCCAGCGGGCCGGGCACCGTGCTCTGGCAGTTGCAGCCGTCGGACTCGTCCGGGTCCTGCGGGTCGCCCGGGTCGTTCGGATCCGGATCCGGGTCCACCACCGCGTCGTCGGTGACGAACACGGCGGTGCTGCGCGCCGGCACCGTGAAGCCGCCCGTGGCCGCGTCGTACGCGGACGTGCGCACCACCGGGTCCGTGGACGCCGCCAGCACCGGGTGCAGCTTGAGCTTCAGGGACTTGTACCCGTCCGCCTTGAACGTCTGCGCGTCGTCCGTGCCGTTGAACAGCACGATGGCGCGCTTGCCCTCCGCGTTGGTGCCGTGGTCCTGCATGGCCATCACGATGAGGCCCGGAATCTGGCCCGGGCCGGTGTTCTCGAAGCGCACCAGCTGCTTCACCTCGTCACCGGTGCGCAGGCGGAACAGCCGCGAGCTCTTGCGGAGGGTCAGCATCTCCTCGAAGTGGTCTCGCGCCCGGAGGATGTCCGCGTTCGTCGGCTTCAGCGCCGCGTCCGCCAGCAGCGGCCCGAAGAGCCCCCAGTTGCCCTGGTTGTCTGCGGCCGGGGGCAGGCCCACGCCCCAGTTGTTGGACTGGTAGGTCCAGTCCACCTTGTTGAACCAGTCACCGGAGTTGTAGCTGTTGCGGTCCAGCGACTTGGAGCGCAGGAGCTCGTCGCCCGCGTGGAAGAACGGGATGCCCTGGCCCAGCGCCACCAGCGAGATGCCCAGGTTGTGCATGCGCACGCGCTCCGCCATGGGCAGGTCGCGGCGGGCCTTCAACTGCACCGCGTCGAACAGCGTCTCGTTGTCGTGCGCGGAGACGTAGGTGATGACCTCCTGCGGATCCAGCGTGTAGCCGGCCTTGGCCCCGTTGTAGTCCACGCCTTCACCCGTGACGGTCGCGCCGGTGCGGTCCACCAGCGAGTAGTCCTTCAGGTTGCCGGTGAGGCCCACGCGGATCCAATCGCTGTAGCGCAGCAGCTTGTCCTTCTGCTCCGCGTCCGTGCCCTGGTTCGTGCCGTTGGGGTCGGACAGCAGGCCGGTGATGAAGCCCTGCTCCTGCAGTCCGCTGAAGGGGCCACCGCCGCGAGCACCGTCGCGCAGGCGGTCGTTGAACGAGCCGATGCCCGTACCCGCCATGTTGGCCTGCGTGGCGTTGGTGCCGCGCGCGTTGCCGGCCACCTCGCCGAAGTCCCAGCCCTCGCCGTAGACGTAGATGGCCTTGCCGTCCACGCCGTCCTTCTCCACGGTGAGCCCGTCCAGCACGGCGCGCAGCTTCACCATGTTGGACTTCATGTGGTGGCCCATCAGGTCGAAGCGGAAGCCGTCCACCTTGTACGCCTTGGCCCACGTCACCACGGAGTCGATGAGCAGCTTCTCCATCATCGCGTTCTCCGACGCGGTGTTCTGGCAGCAGGTGCTCATCTCCACGTTCCCCTCGTCGCTGAGGCGGTGGTAGTAGCCGGGGACGATGCGGTCCAGCACGCTCTTGGCGTCCTGTCCGGCGGAGTTGGTGTGGTTGTAGACCACGTCCATCACCACGCGCAGGCCGTGCTGGTTGAGCGACTGCACCATCTCCCGGAACTCCACCGTGCGCGTCGTGCCCTGCGCGTTGGTGGAGTAGCTGCCCTCCGGCACCGTGTAGTGGAACGGGTCATAGCCCCAGTTGAAGCCGTCCAGGTCCGCCACGGCCTTCACCGCCGCCTGCTGCTGGTCGGAGTCCGGCGGCAGCGACACCAGGTCGCCCTGCGGGTGCTGCTGCGCCGCGCGGTCCTCGTTGATGGTCGCGATGTCGAACACCGGCAGCAGGTGCACGTGCGTCAGGCCCGCCTTCGCCAGCCGGGTCAGGTGCTTCATGCCGTCCGAGTCCCGCGTGAACGCCTTGAACGTGCCGCGCTCGTTCTCAGGCACCGTCAGGTCGTTGATGCTGAAGTCGCGCGCGTGCAGTTCGTAGAGGACGATGTCCTCCGGGGCCTCCAGCGCGGGCTTCGCCAGCGTGCTCCAGCCCTGCGGCGCGAGCGCCGGGTCCGCCAGGTCGACAATCTGGCTCAGCTCGCTGTTGGTGGAGAGGGCCACCGAGTACGGGTCGGTGACGCGGTTGGTGACGACCTTGCCCTCCTTGCGGGCGTAGACCTCCACCTCGTAGAGGAAGAAGCGGTTCTTCCAGGACGCGTCGCCCGTCACGCTCCAGACGCCCTTGTCACCGGCCGTCATGGGCACGCGGGTGGGGGTGGACGTGGGGGTGCCGTCCGCGAACAGCAGCAGGTTCACGTTCTTCGCCGTGGGGGCCCACAGGCGCAGCGTGGGGATGCCGTTCTCGAACGTGGCGCCCAGCGCGCCGTCATACGTGTCCAGGTCATCCAGCACGCCCGCGAACTGCGCGCTGGTGGCGTCCAGCATCACGCCCTCCGCGTTGGTCGCGGACACGGCCACCTGGCCCTTGAGCCACGTGGCCGCGTTGGCCACGTCCGCTTCGGCCAGCTTCAGCACCGTGCGGCCCACCAGGTTCGGGAAGCGCGCGGCCTGCGCGGCGGTGAGGCCCGCGGCGTCCACCGTCAGCGTCGCCGTGGTGCCGCCCTGCACGCCGGTGCTGTTCAGCGTCATGCCGCCGGTGGGCGCCGTGTGCAGCTTGAACACCGTGCCAGCAGGGGCCGCGACCTCCGGGCTCCACACCACGGTGTCGCGCGAAATCCAGTGCGCCCGGGCCAGCAGCAGGTTGCCCGCCGGAGCGCCCGCGGCGCGGATGGTCACCTTCTTGGACGCGCCGGAGTCGAAGGTGAAGATCAGCTCCTGACCGTCCTCCTCCACCGCGAACGACGCGTTGCCGCCGGGGTAGGCGGTGGTCCACTGCTCGTCGAGCGCGACCTTGCACTCGTAGTTGCCCGCGGGCAGCGCCTTCGTGGTGAAGGTGTAGATGCCGTCACCGTCCAGGTCATGCATCATCGAGCGCAGGCAGTCCGGCTGCCAGTCACCCGGACAGCCCAGCTCGCTCTGGAAGCTGCCCGCCACCGTGGCGATGGTGCCGGAGCGGTTGCTCGTCACGAAGTGCGTGGTCGCGTCGAAGTAGAACTTCACCGCGCCCGCCGTCGCCTGGGTCAGCACCACGTCCGCGCCGCCCGGGCCGCCGTACGTCTGCGTCAGCGACCCGTCCAGCGCGACCTTGAAGTGCCAGGTGCCCGCCGGCACGCTGAACGTGCCCGTCCACTTGTCGTCGTCCGCGTCGTACGCCAGCGCCGTCTGCGCGCAGGTGGGGTCGTTGTTGGTGGCACAGCCGGCGCCCGTCTGCAGATCGCCAATGACAGTCACGGACGTGGGCGCCGCCAGCGACGACAGGGGAAGCAGCGCACTCAGGAGCCCGCCGAACGCGAGCGCTCGCGTCATGCGGGGAACCGCGAATGGAACTTTCAGGGGAAACCTCCAGGGGGGGTGAAATCCCGGGCACGGTACCAGCCGCACCTGTCACGGGAGACCCCTGGTTGTTTTCAGGAATTGCGTGACCCACTGGATGATCAGCGTTGGGACCGGCGCATCCCCCCCGTGACGTCGGATGGAGGAGGGGGTCCAATCGAGACGCGGTGCGGCAGAAAACACGCGCTCCGTTGAGTCCGCTCGCGCCATGCGTCACACGGATGTGCAGAGGAAGACATCCGGGACATGGCGCGTTGCGCCATCAGCCGATTGTTCCGACGACCCTTCACCCCTTTCAAGACTGTTGGATACAGTGCCGCGCCCAGATGTCCTCCCGCCTCCCCTGCCCACAACCGAACGCTGTCTCCCACCGCGGTCGGTGGCGCCCGATGCTCCAGGGACTTGCCGCTCTGTGTCTGGCGGGGTGCGCCACGGCGCCCACCCCGACGCAGCCCGCGCCGGAGTCCGCCGCGACACAGCCCGCCACGCCGGCGGCGCCCGCTCCCGCCACGGAACCCGTGAAGGAGGCCGCGCCCGCGCAGCCTGCTCAGGCTCCGGCGCCGAAGGAGCCCGCGCGCCCCTGGGCGGATGAGGTCCTGTACTTCGTCGTGGTGGATCGCTTCGCGGACGGCGACCCCTCGAACAACGAGAAGGGTGACGTGACGGCGCCGGGCACTTTCCACGGCGGCGATCTGAAGGGGCTCACCGGGAAGCTGGATGAGCTGTCATCGCTGGGCGTGACGGCGCTGTGGGTGACGCCGCTCTTGAAGCAGATCCCAGGCTTCGTCACCGGCTCTGGCTTTCCGGACTGGGGCTACCACGGCTACTGGGCGGACGACTTCCACGCGTTGGATCCGCGCTTCGGCACGGAAGAGGACTTCAAGGCACTGGTGGACGCGGCGCACGCGCGCGGCATCCGCGTGCTGCTGGACGTCGTCTACAACCACCCGGGCTACAACTCGCGCTACCTGAAGGACCACCCGGACTGGCTGCGCTCGGAGGACAAGGGCACCTGCGGTTCGGATGACCTGACGACGTGCGTGGCGGGCCTGCCGGACTTCAAGACCGAGCGCCCGGAGGTGGCGAAGTACCTGCTGGACGCGCAGATCGACTGGGCGAAGCGCTCTGGCGTGGACGGCTTCCGGCTGGACACCGTGAAGCACGTGTCCCACGACTTCTGGAAGGAGCACCGCCGCCGCACGCGCGCGGAGATCTCCCCGGACTTCTTCCTGCTGGGCGAGGTGTGGGGCGGCGACGTGGAGGTGCTGGCGCCGTACTTCACCCCGGACGAGATGGACGCCGGGTTCGACTTCGCCTTCCAGGGCAACGCGCTGGCCTTCATCCAGGGCCGGGGCCGCGCGGTGGCGTTCGACCGCTACCTCCAGTCGCGCGCGAAGGTGACGCCGGACCACCACCTGTCGCACTTCCTGTCGTCGCACGACGTGGACGGGGCGCTGCACCAGTTGCAGGGCAACGTGCCCCTCTTCCGCCTGGCCGCCACGCTGCAACTCACCACGAGCGGCATCCCCGTCATCTACTACGGCGAGGAGGTGGGCCGCGCGGGCGGTGACTGGCCTCAGAACCGCAGCGACATGCCGTGGGGCAAGCAGGCGGTGAAGCCTGGCGCGGGAAAGAAACGCGACGAGGCATTGCGCGAGTATTACAAGCGCCTCATCGCCATCCGCCGCGCGCACCCGGCCCTGTCGCGGGGCACGCACGCGCCGCTCTCCACCGAAGGTGATGTGTATGTCTTCCAGCGGCGCGATGAAGCGTCTGGCGACATGGTGGTGGTGGCGGTGAACCGTGGCAAGACGAAGGGCGCGGTGTCGGTGCCGTGGCCGGAAGGTTGGACGGGCGTCGGCGAGGTGGAGGATCTGCTGAACGGAGGGCGGACGAAGGCTGGTGCCACGCTGGACCTGGCGCTTGCGCCGCTGTCCGCGCGCATCCTCGGACGCGTGCCGTGAGGCACCCGGCGGTGCATGCGCAGAACCTGACCCGGACGTGCTGTTGTCACCGGCGCGAGCGGGGCTCTTGCTGGAGAACCTAGATGGCCGGCGTGTCGTTCAAGGACGTGGCGAAGCGGTACGGAGACGTGTCGGTCATCGAGGGGCTCAACCTCGATATCCGCGACCATGAGTTCATGGTCCTCGTGGGGCCGTCCGGTTGCGGCAAGTCCACGGCGCTCCGGATGATCGCCGGCCTGGAGGAGATTTCGGGAGGCACCATCTCCATCGGTGAGCGCGCGGTGAACGCGCTGCCCCCGAAGGACCGGGACGTCTCCATGGTGTTCCAGAACTACGCGCTCTATCCGCACATGTCCGTGCGGCAGAACCTGGAGTTCGGCCTCAAGATCCGCAAGACGCCCAAGCCGGAGATGGACAAGCTGGTGGACGAGGCGGCGGAAATCCTCGGCATCACGCACCTGCTGGACCGCAAGCCCAAGGCGCTGTCCGGCGGCCAGCGTCAGCGCGTGGCCCTGGGCCGCGCCATCGTGCGCAAGCCGGCGGTGTTCCTCTTCGACGAGCCGCTCTCCAACCTGGACGCGAAGCTGCGCGTGCAGATGCGCTCGGAGATCAAGAAGCTCCAGCACCGGCTCCAGGTCACGTCCGTCTACGTCACGCACGATCAGATCGAAGCGATGACCATGGGCCACCGCATCGCGGTGATGAAGGACGGCAAGCTCCAGCAACTGGGCACCCCGCTGGAGGTCTACGAGAAGCCGGTCAACGTGTTCGTGGCGCAGTTCATCGGCACGCCGCCCATCAACATGCTCACCGCCACGCTGGACGCGGACGGCGCGTCGCTCACCGGTGAGGGCTTCAAGCTGCCGGTGCCGCAGAAGCTGCGCGCGATGACGGCGGGCAAGGGTGGCCGCAAGGTGAAGGTGGGCCTGCGCCCGGACAACGTCCTGCCCGCGGGCAGCGCCGCGCGCGGTGAGTCCGCGCCCGCGGAGGCGCGCGTGGAACTGGTGGAGCCGCTGGGCAACGAGCTCATCGTGCACGCCCGCCTGGGAGACAACCCGCTGGTCTTCCGCCTGCCGCCCCAGTCCACCCCGGAGCCTGGCGCCGCGCTCCCCGTGACGGTGGAGCTGGAGTCCCTGCATCTCTTCGACGCTGAATCCGAGCTTCGGCTTTCCGTTTGAGTATCCGGAGGATTTTCCCCATGACGAACCTGCGAACGTTGCTCGCGGCCCTCTGTCTGTGCGCAGTCGGCCTGTTGCCCGTCCCGTCCTTCGCCGCCACGGAGCTGGTGCTCTGGCACGCCTACCGCGCGGAGGAGAAGGCCGCGCTGGAGAAGGTGGTCGCCGAGTACAACAAGGCCAACGAAGGCAAGGTCAAGGTCACCACGCTGGCGGTGCCCTACGACGCCTACGCGGACAAGATCTCCGCCACCGTGCCGCGCGGCAAGGGCCCGGACCTCTTCATCTTCGCGCAGGACCGCCTGGGCGGCTGGATTGAAGCGGGCAACACGGTGGAGCCCATCGACTTCTTCCTGGATGACGCGACGAAGAAGCGCTTCATCCCCACGACGATGGAGGCGATGACCTACCGCGGGACGGCGTACGGCCTGCCGCTGAACTACAAGGTCATCACGCTCATCTACAACAAGAAGCTGGTCCCCACGCCGCCCAAGACGTCCGGCGAGATGGTGACGATGGCCAAGAAGCTCACGGACGCGAAGGCGGGCCGCTTCGGCCTCGCGTACGCGTACAACGACTTCTACTACCACGCGGCGGTGATGAACGGCTTCGGCGGCGGCGTGTTCGACGCGAAGAACACCCCCACGATGAACTCGCCCGCCAACGTGAAGTCGGTGGAGCAGGTCCTCAAGTGGAAGAACAAGGACGGCATCCTCCCCGCGGAGCCCTCCAGCGCGCTCATCACGTCCCTCTTCAACGAGGGCAAGGCCGCGATGGTGTTCTCCGGCCCGTGGTT
The sequence above is drawn from the Corallococcus sp. NCRR genome and encodes:
- the map gene encoding type I methionyl aminopeptidase, which encodes MTTATPRTAPAVLPGPNDACWCGSGSKYKKCHRGADTVEARRKGADTNRKGIRPGIVSPRRVVPLTIARPDYADSMAGRPSRSRNEPDVKSPDVIARMRRACQAAAQVLVETARHVRVGITTDELDAIAHEAYLKRGGYPSTLNYHKFPKSLCTSVNEVICHGIPDSRALEDGDIVNLDITIYLDGVHGDCSATYLVGNVEPQHQRLVQIAKECLDIGIAAVKPGRPISDIGRAVEAHAVKNGTSVVRAYCGHGIGETFHTALQIPHYYEPEADTVMQPGMIFTVEPMINQGHWDHRTWNDDWTVVTADGLRSAQFEHTLLVTDTGAEILTVP
- the pulA gene encoding pullulanase-type alpha-1,6-glucosidase translates to MTRALAFGGLLSALLPLSSLAAPTSVTVIGDLQTGAGCATNNDPTCAQTALAYDADDDKWTGTFSVPAGTWHFKVALDGSLTQTYGGPGGADVVLTQATAGAVKFYFDATTHFVTSNRSGTIATVAGSFQSELGCPGDWQPDCLRSMMHDLDGDGIYTFTTKALPAGNYECKVALDEQWTTAYPGGNASFAVEEDGQELIFTFDSGASKKVTIRAAGAPAGNLLLARAHWISRDTVVWSPEVAAPAGTVFKLHTAPTGGMTLNSTGVQGGTTATLTVDAAGLTAAQAARFPNLVGRTVLKLAEADVANAATWLKGQVAVSATNAEGVMLDATSAQFAGVLDDLDTYDGALGATFENGIPTLRLWAPTAKNVNLLLFADGTPTSTPTRVPMTAGDKGVWSVTGDASWKNRFFLYEVEVYARKEGKVVTNRVTDPYSVALSTNSELSQIVDLADPALAPQGWSTLAKPALEAPEDIVLYELHARDFSINDLTVPENERGTFKAFTRDSDGMKHLTRLAKAGLTHVHLLPVFDIATINEDRAAQQHPQGDLVSLPPDSDQQQAAVKAVADLDGFNWGYDPFHYTVPEGSYSTNAQGTTRTVEFREMVQSLNQHGLRVVMDVVYNHTNSAGQDAKSVLDRIVPGYYHRLSDEGNVEMSTCCQNTASENAMMEKLLIDSVVTWAKAYKVDGFRFDLMGHHMKSNMVKLRAVLDGLTVEKDGVDGKAIYVYGEGWDFGEVAGNARGTNATQANMAGTGIGSFNDRLRDGARGGGPFSGLQEQGFITGLLSDPNGTNQGTDAEQKDKLLRYSDWIRVGLTGNLKDYSLVDRTGATVTGEGVDYNGAKAGYTLDPQEVITYVSAHDNETLFDAVQLKARRDLPMAERVRMHNLGISLVALGQGIPFFHAGDELLRSKSLDRNSYNSGDWFNKVDWTYQSNNWGVGLPPAADNQGNWGLFGPLLADAALKPTNADILRARDHFEEMLTLRKSSRLFRLRTGDEVKQLVRFENTGPGQIPGLIVMAMQDHGTNAEGKRAIVLFNGTDDAQTFKADGYKSLKLKLHPVLAASTDPVVRTSAYDAATGGFTVPARSTAVFVTDDAVVDPDPDPNDPGDPQDPDESDGCNCQSTVPGPLGATSLLMLCGLALKLRRRRA
- a CDS encoding alpha-amylase family glycosyl hydrolase, coding for MLQGLAALCLAGCATAPTPTQPAPESAATQPATPAAPAPATEPVKEAAPAQPAQAPAPKEPARPWADEVLYFVVVDRFADGDPSNNEKGDVTAPGTFHGGDLKGLTGKLDELSSLGVTALWVTPLLKQIPGFVTGSGFPDWGYHGYWADDFHALDPRFGTEEDFKALVDAAHARGIRVLLDVVYNHPGYNSRYLKDHPDWLRSEDKGTCGSDDLTTCVAGLPDFKTERPEVAKYLLDAQIDWAKRSGVDGFRLDTVKHVSHDFWKEHRRRTRAEISPDFFLLGEVWGGDVEVLAPYFTPDEMDAGFDFAFQGNALAFIQGRGRAVAFDRYLQSRAKVTPDHHLSHFLSSHDVDGALHQLQGNVPLFRLAATLQLTTSGIPVIYYGEEVGRAGGDWPQNRSDMPWGKQAVKPGAGKKRDEALREYYKRLIAIRRAHPALSRGTHAPLSTEGDVYVFQRRDEASGDMVVVAVNRGKTKGAVSVPWPEGWTGVGEVEDLLNGGRTKAGATLDLALAPLSARILGRVP
- a CDS encoding ABC transporter ATP-binding protein, whose amino-acid sequence is MAGVSFKDVAKRYGDVSVIEGLNLDIRDHEFMVLVGPSGCGKSTALRMIAGLEEISGGTISIGERAVNALPPKDRDVSMVFQNYALYPHMSVRQNLEFGLKIRKTPKPEMDKLVDEAAEILGITHLLDRKPKALSGGQRQRVALGRAIVRKPAVFLFDEPLSNLDAKLRVQMRSEIKKLQHRLQVTSVYVTHDQIEAMTMGHRIAVMKDGKLQQLGTPLEVYEKPVNVFVAQFIGTPPINMLTATLDADGASLTGEGFKLPVPQKLRAMTAGKGGRKVKVGLRPDNVLPAGSAARGESAPAEARVELVEPLGNELIVHARLGDNPLVFRLPPQSTPEPGAALPVTVELESLHLFDAESELRLSV
- a CDS encoding extracellular solute-binding protein, whose amino-acid sequence is MTNLRTLLAALCLCAVGLLPVPSFAATELVLWHAYRAEEKAALEKVVAEYNKANEGKVKVTTLAVPYDAYADKISATVPRGKGPDLFIFAQDRLGGWIEAGNTVEPIDFFLDDATKKRFIPTTMEAMTYRGTAYGLPLNYKVITLIYNKKLVPTPPKTSGEMVTMAKKLTDAKAGRFGLAYAYNDFYYHAAVMNGFGGGVFDAKNTPTMNSPANVKSVEQVLKWKNKDGILPAEPSSALITSLFNEGKAAMVFSGPWFLGEVAKGVDYGLARLPTLDENKGTPMKPWMTVEGVYVAAPSKNKEAAYDFAKFLTDAGPGKTLALEGRQSPANQAVYQDAKVAADPLLKAMKDQVDVAVPMPNLPEMSMVWTPATSAMNTVFKNTATPKAALDAAQKSVAKDVAGLRKK